The nucleotide window gaaataaattacaatggcaagaatagggtgggctccccaaaatatacatctcaagtgccaaaggccggggtaaagaagtgtgtcttcagAATGTGACGAAAGCTGTGTAATGAAGATGCCAGGGCATACCTCCGTGGAGAGACAGCTCCACAGCCTAGgagctgtcacagagaatgccctctcctgggccaccatcaccaccccaagcttctgagggtggtggaactaccaagagggcctcctctgcagatctccctccccttcaatactagacaggcaccatccctgttgtctttttggctcctactgaagactttcctcttccaacaagccttttaagtagaggccttatcccagtctgcgtctgtgttggaattgctttttaagatgtttttaaagatgttttaatgtttttaatatgttttaagatgttttggttttaatatattttaaagtgcttttatgatgttttcgcttgccgccctgagctcctactgggaggaagggcgggatataaaaaataacaaattaacaccgagagagtctgtagggaaggaggtggactTCCAGATatttgcagcccaagacatttaggGCGCAGCCAAACAACTAACATGGTTGCCCTTCtgggtgtgtgattgtgtgtgtgtgcacgtataaGTGAGGAAGAACTTGGTACTGCTTCTATAGCCTAAATAGCACCAGATCTGTACAGGAAGACCCCTTCATCTGGCAAAACCCCTTATCCAGAGCCATTCGTGTGAGAGCCTCATTCCGCTTTGTTCCCATCTATTGATTTTGACTCTCTTTTTCCTCCCATGCAGGTGGAAGCAGTATCCTGCCCAGGCTTCCCGGTGGAAGCTGAAAGCAATGGCCCCTTTCCTCTGGAGGAGGATCCCAGCACCCCAAGGTACACCCTTACTGCTTTCTCCCATTCCTTTCCCTATCTCTGTAATCCCCGTGGGGCTACAGCGTTCCTATGCCAATTTACTTGGTAAGGAGGCTGAGTGAATTCAGCTGGGTCTTACTCCGGGATAAACCAGCACACAGGAGCAGACTGCTTGACGCTGAAGGACCTCAGCTGGATCcactctgatgtcagtggaacATGTAAGACTTTGATTTGACAGTTTTCTAAGACCTCAGGTCTCTGGGGGCAGGGGGCAGTCACAGAAATGCTCCCCTTAAGAAGGTTGCCCCCTCCCTATTTTCCAGGGTTTTATGcattgtattacatttatatcctatattttcttcaaggtggcatacaaacatggctctccccttTCCCATGTAAtttccacaacaaccctgtgagggaggttagtctgtgaggcagtgactggcccaagtcacccagtgagcttcgtggctggaccggggttcaaaccctggtcttccacgtcctagtctaacactctaaccattctCACACACTAGCTGTCTTTTACATGTTCTGGCATAACCCCCCTGGACTGTGCCCTCTGAGGTGGGGGCAGAATCACCCATGTAcctcatgaaaaatggaaatggactgccttcaagtcgatcccgacttatggcgaccctatgagttcattgtaagcggtattcagagggggtttaccatggcctccctctgaggctagtcctccccagctggctagggcctgctcagcttgccacagctgcccaagccagccccttccttgtccgcaactgccagctggggggcaactgggctccttgggactatgcagcttgcccacggctgcacaggtggcagggcatgtaacccttgagccgctcactgtgggggtgatctttagctggccctttgatgcccaggagacatgagcggggatttgaactcacagactctggactcccagccaggctgtcctccccaccatAGCATCAGCCAAAGTGGAAATATTGGGGGAAGAACTCTTAGGTCCTTATTAGGACACACAGGCACATGATACCTTGAAATGACCATGGGCACCCTTTCTAACCTGGCCCCCTCTAGATATTTTGCAGCGCAACTCCcatgagtcccagccagcacatagctgatgggagctgtagtccaaaacatctggagggtgccaggttggggaaggctgactttGGGTAATCACTTCCCATACCCATGTGCTGAGTCAAATAGCTACCTTCCCCTAGACTATCCTATTCTCAGGTAGGTATTTGATAAGGGGTTGCTTGGGAGAGTATGCTAAGACAGtgggtgtgacgtccttccccggcaccacctgtgaagctctcacttgtggctaccagcagacaggatcgtcaggtttattcttaccctttacagcactagcaccgatctcaaaagatctcactgctaggcagcaccacctgacactctgtaacccttttagccaatagactgtgcctagtctctgcctggctattccgtTACCTTGTGTCAATgagtataggtaatttgtaaccccccctgcagcaccttgactctgaagcatacagccctggctttctctgtgggactggatacactttcctccgatctgccgctgccaccatttgatacaaactgttcagccttggttactttgctattccccctggtatgtgtatcccagctgaaggaatcaggcttttatttaaccaagaaatatttattaagaattagaaataacaagattacttaaggaatattttgcaagcgtatggtttcatctatattctgttatgtacttgacttcttactaattgcctcagaactccgactcactctcaacaacaacaacaacctccaacaccacctcacagccaccacctcaattcaccaccaaacctccacccagattcaactgtcattcttccatttatactcccagccattcaaacgctcagacaatccttcagcattctactgctcatgtactccccctcctctttcactccacttaccatatatcttccatataaccagcacttaccatatttacaatgtaagcaggaacatcacagtgggctCTAGGACTTCTGGTCTCTCTAGGTCCGGGATGGGAAATTTTTTTGGCCCAGCAGGCCAGATCTTGATCTCCCCACCCCCCGCCCTGTAGGCCAGCTTTGAGAGGTAGATGGGGCCACCCACATGTCAATCATCAGATGTAATAATGACATCAAGTGATTAGCAGGTgggtggtcctgcccacctgtaCAAGTTGGGATGCAGGGTATGTGTGATAGTGACCAATCAGCTGGTGTGCAGAGCATTCAGTCCTGCTTTCTTCAGGGTTTGGATGCAGGAGagagttccccatggggaactgTCTCACACGCCTGAACCAAGCAGTACTGAACCCCTGCGCATCAGCTGATGTGCacggagttcaatcctgcttgatcGCTATCTTCCCCCACctccacaggccaactttgacaggcggGTAGGGTTCCATCCTGCTTTCTGTGGGGTGTGAGGCAAGTGGGCATGACTTTTGGAAAATGGCCTCTCGGATCACATGGGGAAGTCTGGCAGACCAAGTTTAGCCCGTGAGGAcggaggttctccacccttgctctGGGTACCAGATCCTTTCAACCTTCCTGTATCACTcttcttaggctgcagtcctaaccccacttatctgggagtgaaCCCCACTGAAtcccataggacttacttctgagtagacatgggtagGAGTGCACTCTTAGTTTGACAAGACACTCTTTGTGAAAAGACCGATAGGACTTTTGTGCCATCCCAACCCTAGTATTTTTTgtagtgatgttttgttttatttgtttgtttgtttgtttaggggCATGTGAGCTTTGTGTGATGAAGGTGCTGTATGATAGCCCTATATAAATGGCTTCTCATTTAGGTTCTCAGTTGTCAAATCACATTTCTCCTGGATGGAGCGAGAGGAGGAGAGGCAGCTGTCAGACTCGGGAGAGAGGCAAGAGCTGATGGTGATCAATGCAGGTAAAGGACGATTGATTGATTACACTGAGGGCGCCAGTGTGGTTTAGCGGTTAGAACTTTGGACTGGGGTTAGAGGAATCTTGCCAcacatccccactcagccacggaGCTCActtgggtggccttgggctagtcacttttTCTCTCTTGGCCTTCACcaaccttcatcttggtccctcTCAATACAACTCTCCAAAGGAGATGAGCAAAGCCATCCCAAAGAAAGAGAGATTCCTCCAACAAGAGGACTTTTCTTTATGCTTTTATATTTTGACTCTTTATCTCCAATCTACTGGGAAATTCCTTTTGCAGAAGTTACCGATTCTCCATGGTTTATGTATTCTTAGTCAGGTAGCACTTCAGAATTACAATAGCTGAGCATTTCAGTCTAAATAGTTTTCCTGGCTGGGCTGCTGAGGTCACCTGAATCTAAATCAACTGGAAGACTGGCATTGTGTAAACTAGTTCCAGAGCGTATCGGGAGTGCTAACCAAAAATTTACAAATAATACAAATGAATACAAAGACTTTTTCTCCATGAGGATAAAGTATGGCCACAGACTTTTTAGTATCTGATGCaatatgggggtggggggactggggaaagaaggggaatgaaatggagtatccaGGAAGAGGGTTTGGCCAGAAGCACActgtgctgccacattttgttgcagatcccacgtGCAATAATGGGGTCTTCCAAGCCAACATTATAAAGTGCTTTCAAACTCACAAGTAGTGAGAACCAATGGTTATCTGACTGGGGTTTCCAGTGGAATGTGTGTGTGCAGCCTCTATACCTCCCCTGTATCCTCAACAAGGACTCCTGTGCTTGGGCCCAGACGCAGGTCTGTGTATGTTCCACGCTTACAAATATTTGCaccaaggggaaaaaacccagattgTGTAACTTGTTGAATGCTGCAAATGTATAATTTATTCCTCTTCTAGTTTTAGGGAGGAGCAAGGAGGTATATAAGACATAAGAAGATATATACAGCATGTTGTTaaattgatatgtttgctgccttggactccttcgagaggaaggtgggatataaattcagtaaagaaataaaaaataaataaaataaaaacataatttggAACATAATTTGATGAACATTTtgaaaaatgaatgtatgctttaaaaaaaatgccatatgcctctgtataccacttgctggggggacagtacttgtgggcttcccataggcatcataGGAAtcacaagtcctgcttgtgggcttctcaagacatctggctggccactgtgagaacacaatgctggagtagatgggcccttggcctgatccagtgggagAGCTCTCCTTATGTTCATGATACTCTTTTCCCCCACCAGGCTCTGACACACCaagtgaggaagaggaggaaatggTGGAGGAAGGTGAGGAGCAAGAGACCAGGCCTTGCCCCAAAAGCTGTGATTGCCCTCAAGTGGCACCGGGGCAGAAGGACGCTGAAGCATCTGTCAGAGCAGACCCTCGACCGTTCCACTGCTCAGAGTGTGGCAAGGGATTTGCCCAGAGCTCAAACCTGGTGAAACATCAGCGGATCCACACAGGGGAACGCCCATTCCGCTGCCCTGAATGCGGCCGTGGCTTCAGCTGGAGCTCCTCGCTGGCGGAGCACCTCAAGGCACATGGTGGGCGCCGTCCCCACGCATGCGGAGAATGTGGAAAACGCTTCGCCCGTGGCTCTACGCTGGCAGAGCATCAGCGGGTGCACACGGGGGAGAAGCCCTTCCGGTGCCAACAGTGTGGGGCCCGTTTCTCACAGAGTTCCACCCTGGCGCACCACTTGCGTACGCATTCGGGCGAGCGCCCCCACACTTGCCCCGATTGCGGGAAGCGATTCGGGCGCAAGTCTACCCTCGTCACTCACCGGCGGACTCACACTGGTGAGAAGCCCTACCTCTGCAGGGAGTGCGGCCGCTGTTTCGGCGTCAGCTCTGATCTTGCCAAGCACATGCGCAACCATCGCACTAATGGCAGTAGCTGGAGAAATACCACAGTAGAGGTGCATCGCCCAACTCCAGTGCCATTTGCAGATCAGGGCACCCAGCAAAATGAAGAAGCTTCTCCGAAGAGTTCAGAAGTGGCCGGGCAGCAAAATAATTGCATAGAGGGGGACTGGGAGAAATCGTATATGTGCTCTGAGTGTGGGGATGGCTTCAGCCAGAGTTCAGAGTTGATGATGCATCAGAGGATCCATCTGAGTGAGGTTGCTAACTGCTGCCATCAGTGTGGAGAAGTTTTCCCTGACCAGTCAGAACTAGATGCTCATGTGGCAAGTCATGGTATGGAGAAGAAGCCCTACAAATGCTCTGACTGTTATGCATGCTTCTCCAAAAGCTCTGCCCTCAAGATACATCAGAGAGTACACCTTGGAGAAGTGTCCCACATTTGCCCCCAATGTGGAGAGAACTTCCCCAGCAGTTCTGGCTTGGAGCAGCACCAGAGTATGCACAACAGGGAGGAGAATCCCTttaagtgtctggagtgtgggGCCTGCTTTGCTGAGACTGCTGCTCTTGCTTCACACCAGAGAATCCACCTGGATGTGGAATCCTATTCCTGCCCCAAGTGTGAGAAAACATTTCCTGATGGTGACGAGCTGGCACTTCACCGAGTGAGTCACACTGGCAAAGGAGGCGAGGAAGAGAAGCCTTATAAATGCCCTATCTGCAGTGCTTGCTTCCCTAACAGCAGTGTTCTCACGACACATAAGATGAACCACGGGGTAGAAGAAAGATCCCACAGCTGTCACCAATGCTGTGAAACATTCCCTAGTAACTCACAGCTTGTGATTCACCAGCTGAGCCACCCAGCAGAGGCCGCCTTGGACAAGCCGTATTCGTGCACAGTATGCAGCAAGACATTTGCGCTCTTTGCCACATTGGCAGCACACGAGCGTACCCACATGTCTGACGATGATGCCTACCGTTGCCCGACATGCGGCGAACGTTTTCCAGATAGCGGCAAGCTTGGGAGGCACCAGCGACGCCACTTGGGGGAGGAGAGGCCTTTTCGGTGTCCGGCTTGTGGCAAGGGCTTTGTGCTGCTTTCCGGGCTGCGGCAGCACCAACGCGACCCTCCGGCCCGGTGTCCTCAGTGTGGCGAGACCTTTGTGTGGCGCTGCCGACTTACCGAACACCGACGCAACTGCCACCCAGCTGAGCGCCCCTATAAATGCCCTGAGTGCGGCAAGGGCTTTGCACAGAGTTCGAAGCTCCTGCGGCACCAGGTGACACATACTGGCGAGAAGCCATTTAAGTGTCCTGACTGTGGCAAAATCTTTAGCCAAAGCTCCAATCTGGCTGAACACCGGCGCACGCATGCCCCTGGCAAGGCCCACTCTTGTGCCATCTGTGGCAAGGCTTTTGCCCTGGGTTCCTATTTAGCCAAGCATCAGGCCACCCACACAGGTGCCCGTCCTTTCCGGTGCACCGAATGTGGCAAGGGTTTCCGGCAAAGCTCCAACCTCATCCAGCACCAGCGTACGCACACAGGCGAGAGACCCTATGTTTGTGCCTCCTGTGGCAAATCCTTCACCCAAAACTCACACCTGGTCAAGCACCGGCGGGTTCACACAGCCGAAAGGCCGTACCGCTGCCCTGTCTGTGGCAAGAGTTTTCGGCAGCGTGGCAATCTTGCTGAACACCAGCACCAGCATGCTGGCACTCGCCCTTATGTCTGTAGTGCTTGCGGGAAGTCATTCCGGTGGAGTTCAGCTTTCTCTAAACACCAGCGTACTCACCTTGCCCCCTGACCTCTGACCCTGTGAGACAGGGAGGAAAGCAGGAAGCTCTTCCCCTATATTTGGCCTTCTCCAAGTACCAACAGATTTTCCTACAGCAAAACAGGAAATCCTTCTCTGTGGAGTTGTCTGACTTCAGACCAAATGGGAAACCCTTCCTGTGAAGCTTGGTATTCTTCAAGTACCAACGGACTTGAATTGTGCCCTGATCCTGACAAAATCATTACCTCTCAGCCCAAACGTTGCTTCTTCACAGTAACCTTGAATATATCCTTTTGCATCCTGTCCCCGAGGCCTGGTCTTCACCGAAACAGGAAATGTATTTTGAAACTCTAGTGGTGCCGACAGAATCACTCTTTCCAAACTGTTGACTCTAGGATTTCAATTTAACTCCCTTCCTCTAAATTTGCCCTATGACCCTGATGCTTTCTGGAGTTTTCCCAAGAGAGTAAATCTCATAGATTTTTGTCTCATTCTCTGAGTATCACTAATCTCTGATATAATGCCCTGGTTAATTTCCTAACCTCTGATCTCCCAATTCTTAACTTTAAATTTACTTTAATTTTCAGTAGACCTTATTGATCAGAATTCATCTGAAATTTGATCTTTAACCTTGTGAGACTCCTGTTTATTTCAAAGCCTGAAATCCCCATGTTCATCGCTGAGCTAGTTTTATTCCCCAGATGCACGTTTGTTTCACCCTCCAGTCACAAGAGAAGTGAAGGACATTGAAGCTAGCCATTGTCCATtgaatttgaacccaggccttTAGTCCCTAACTTGTCTCCAACAGCCAATTGGAGCCTGTGAAATATACCATATTCTTCTGTTTTTGAACAGCATGAGCTTGGTGAAGTGGGGGTGGGATGAGGATAGCCGGAACTCTCTTTTGTAAAATTGGGGAAATGCTTGAGAAggtttgtttatttttctgtCACATTTGTCCTGCTCTTCCTGTAGGAAACTCAGGACAGGTCTTTTGGGGTTGGTTACCCCATTTTGACCCTCCgttgcgcagagtggtaagcagtggtaacgcagctgaagctctgctcacggctggagttcgattccaacggaaggaggaagtcgaatttccggtaaaaggggtcaaggtccactcagccttccatccatctgtggtcggtaaaatgagtacccggcatatgctggggggtaaagaaagaccggggaaggaactggcaatcccaccccatatatatggtctgcctagtaaacgtcgcaagacgtcaccctaagagtcggaaacgacttgcactataagtgcggggacaccttcatctttaccttttttaccccattttatcttcacaatagtCCTCTGAGGTGGTGTGGCCTGTTTTTTGCCCAGATTTACCCAACCAACTTtgtggctaggtggggatttggGCCCAGGTCTCCTCGGTCCAGGTGGGAGGACTTCTGCCCTCGTCAAAGCTGGTTGGAGAAGGACTGCATGGCATTTCTGCCCTCATATCACTGTTCCCTCTACTctgaggctccatctgcactatacatttaaagtagtatcataccactttaaacagtcatgggttcccccaaagaatcctgggaactgtagttagtgaaggattcCAAGAGTTATTAGGgtaccccattcccctcacagatctacagttctcagagtggtttaaccatcagtccctcttcccagggaactctgcgaggaacagaggtctcctaacaactctcagtgctcttaacaaaccatagttcccagAAACCCTTGtgggaaagccataactgttgaaagtggtatggtactgctttgAATGTGTAGTGCAGCTGGGGCCTGAATCTGCGCTGAAGCCTCTACGCCAGGGGGTGGGGAAACCTGTagtcctctagatcagcctttcccaaccagtgtgcctccagatgttgttggaccacaactcccatcagcctcagccagcattgacaatagtcaggaaagatgggaattgtggtccagcaacatctggaggcacactggttgggaaaggctgctctagatattggtcttcaactcccatcaggttCAGCATTTCTAGtggccagggatgttgggagtagtggtccagcaatatctggaggctcACAGGTTTTCCACCCCAGCTCTGTGCTCTGCTAGGTCTGCCCCAGTTCCCATAGCTTCTCTGTGGGTGTAGAAAGAGTTAGTCTGTCAATAATGCCCTTTCCTAATAGGAGTTCTTGTCTTCTGGTTCTCCCATGGAATTCTGGGCAGCCATTTTTCACGAGGAATCAGTCCAGCTGGGACTGAGGAGGCAAGGTCTAAGCCGGCAATGGAGAACCTGCAACCTTCCAGGTGATGTTGAACTTCAGTTCCCAACAACCCCAGGGCCACAGCATTAGCAGTggtgggtgatgggagttgtagtttaacaacatctggagggccacaagatcCCCATCTTTGGTCTAAACCATTAAGaccaatgagagagagagagaataaataaTAGCGTGGATTGTTAAAAAGCCAGTTTGCATTATGTTTCCACAAACAGGAATAAGTACTTTCCTCCAAAGGGGCAAAACTTCACTTTTGCTTAGGTTCTTCAGGTTCTGTTCCTCTCAGGCCGACTGGAGCTATTACAGTTTGTTCACATCTTGAGCAGAAGGTtgtggaagaagaggaagaaggcaCAGGGTCCGATGGGTGGTATGTTTTCTTCATTACTATTGTTTAAAAAGAACTATTGAGGAGGGACTCCTCTGGGTTGGGATACTGGAGTGGGAGTAGGGAAAGAAAATTATTCTTGGGCgaagaacttaatttttttttaattaaaagaatGTATGTTGGGTGTCCCCCTGCCCTTATTAAAAAGAATATGCTTTAGTCAAAAGGAGGCTTTCCTTCCAACAAGCAGAGCTCCCTGTTAgtgcaccaccaccaaaaaaagaagaagtccaaaatgaaaccactttgagattttttaaaaaattattattaacagGTTGGATAGTTACTGAGAAAATGAACTTAGAATGAAATGCTAACATTTGCCATAGGAATATGTATCATTATAATAGACAGAGAGAGGGGATACTGATgtacttaacagtgcaatcctaggcatgtttactcagaaattaacctgattgtgtttaatggggcttactccctggtaaatgtAGTTAAGATCATAGCTCACAGCTCATTCCCGTTTGTAACTCAGGAGTAAGCCCTACCGAGGTCACTGggacttaaaaatgtaaatgtactgccttcaagtcgattccgacttatggcgaccctatgaatagggttttcatgaggctgagaggcagtgactggcccaaggtcacccagtgtgctcatggctgtgtggggattccatccctggtctcccaggttgtagtccaacacctttacgGCTAGGATTGCACCCTCTATGCCATTTCCTGCTATTCCTACAAATACAGATCATTACTGGTGTCACACAGATTTGTTGTAATGGGCATCAGCTACTCATATATCTGTGGGTGCTAAAGGGACGTTCtatggcagagatggggaacatgtagttgtccagatgttggtggattacaactcccatcatccctgaccattggccatgctggctaggactgatgggagctggagtacaacatcacctggagggccacaggttctccatcccagtCTACGTCAACCCCCCCAAATAGTGGTATTTTGAATTACTGTGTTTGTAGACAACCCCAGTCAGATTGCTGGTCCATCTGGccagtcagtattgtctaccaacTCTAAATGGCAGTGGCTGCGTACGGTCCTTTCCCAGACAGGCTTCTTTAGGCACATCTTTAAAGCTGGAgattcctgggaccttctgcatgtgaagcctATACTCATCTCCTGAACTATGGGTCTTCTCCCATTTTATGCTTCAGTTAATGGCTGGATGCTACTTGGTATGTACGTCTTCCATTATGACAAAAGTCATAGGCTGATCTGTGTGCCCTTGGTGatgatttaaaaagaaattatcaTAATTCTGCTAAGATAACAAAAAAAGCTGGATTCTGCAACCTGAATAAATTATGCAAGTGTGCATGGTTTATCTTGTTTTGCTTAATTTCTTTCTTCTGCTGATCCTAAGTATGGGGCAGGGCAAGGAACACTGTAGCCTCACCCTCTGGCTGCTGTAATTTTTATTCAGCAACTGTTCAGGCTGCTGAGATTCACCACAGACGTAGTTCAGCATATCTTTAGAAacaaaagggctagaaacttggccTTTGGGTGAGTGCGTGGAATGAAAAGGAAGGAAGTCAAATGTAGTAACCAGTATAATTCTGCAGAGTTTTTGTACTGTTGTGTAAGTACAACATATGCACAGCCTAGTATTagggtagttttttttttttaagtgagtaCAGGTTGGTTTGTCAGTAGATTTGAACCATAAACCTAAGCGCTGCTTACCATGGGTTTTATCCAGTGTAGTGCTAAGTACtttttccatcagtgcaaggatttatgctttcaCAACTGaactttctcctctcctcctgccatgtgccccctaaatctgttctgtgggTTCCCCCATCCTTCTGTAGCAGATCTGAGGACGGTGCAAGGAGCACATGGGGAGCGGAGGGGGAAACGTTCtgctgcacaaggagaaatcttttCATTGTCGGAATGAAATAGTTGGATACCATCCCATGGATATAAGTATTATGTTGTAACATTTGAGCACCATGAAGAAACAGAGAGATTCCTTTTGAGTTATCCATGATCCCTTCCAGAACCAATGCGTACGAATAacaaacacaagaagagccctgctggatcaggccaatagcccatctagtccagcatcctgttctcacagtggccacccagatgctatgggaagcccacaagcaggacctcagtgcagcaggcgctctccccacttgcgattcctagcagctggtatacagaggcatcctgcctccaaccgtggagggAGAAAATAgcaattgtggctagtagccattgacaaccttatcCTCAATGAAGAAAGTAGACATAGGCTCCACAGGCTTTTGCAGAGTGAGAAACTGGCTTGTCTCAAAACCGGAAGATAGAAACTAGATTGCAAATGTTTGGCCTTCTTGCACTGTCAAATCACTGGGCTTCAGCTGGTGGACTGGGACCCATTAGTGGATCGTAGCCTGACCTAAGGTGGGTCTCAAGAGCAGCAGCACTGCCATAGGGTAAATAAATGAGCAGTCAGTCCCCAAATGCACATTTCGGCTAAACGTGGGTACCAAATCTCGCAGTAGCTCTCGGGCAGATAAAACTCCATTACCTGAGTCTTTTCAGGTGGAGATTGAAttggggaccttctgcttgcaaaatgtaCTCTACCATTTGAGGTGTAGTCCCTCTCTGTACCTCTTCCTTTTACCTGCTTCCTTGAAAATaaccatctgaaaaacaaaatacctATAAATATGCTTAGTCAGCTTTGTCATCCCTGTTCAGGAATTGGTGATTTTTCAATCCTAAAGAGCTCAAACAAGAATTAGCATCTGGCGGTATTAtaaaactgcatttttaaaataatttccagTTAGAAACAAacttttttgttcttgttaaACTGAGAAGGTGCTACTAAATATTGGTACTGATGGTATGTtgtagggtggtggtggttcctTCCTCTTGCCAACCTGGCAACCTGGAAATTTTAAATcatattttgttgctgttgtaaagaataataatatttt belongs to Rhineura floridana isolate rRhiFlo1 chromosome 11, rRhiFlo1.hap2, whole genome shotgun sequence and includes:
- the LOC133366003 gene encoding zinc finger protein 208-like isoform X3 is translated as MEREEERQLSDSGERQELMVINAGSDTPSEEEEEMVEEGEEQETRPCPKSCDCPQVAPGQKDAEASVRADPRPFHCSECGKGFAQSSNLVKHQRIHTGERPFRCPECGRGFSWSSSLAEHLKAHGGRRPHACGECGKRFARGSTLAEHQRVHTGEKPFRCQQCGARFSQSSTLAHHLRTHSGERPHTCPDCGKRFGRKSTLVTHRRTHTGEKPYLCRECGRCFGVSSDLAKHMRNHRTNGSSWRNTTVEVHRPTPVPFADQGTQQNEEASPKSSEVAGQQNNCIEGDWEKSYMCSECGDGFSQSSELMMHQRIHLSEVANCCHQCGEVFPDQSELDAHVASHGMEKKPYKCSDCYACFSKSSALKIHQRVHLGEVSHICPQCGENFPSSSGLEQHQSMHNREENPFKCLECGACFAETAALASHQRIHLDVESYSCPKCEKTFPDGDELALHRVSHTGKGGEEEKPYKCPICSACFPNSSVLTTHKMNHGVEERSHSCHQCCETFPSNSQLVIHQLSHPAEAALDKPYSCTVCSKTFALFATLAAHERTHMSDDDAYRCPTCGERFPDSGKLGRHQRRHLGEERPFRCPACGKGFVLLSGLRQHQRDPPARCPQCGETFVWRCRLTEHRRNCHPAERPYKCPECGKGFAQSSKLLRHQVTHTGEKPFKCPDCGKIFSQSSNLAEHRRTHAPGKAHSCAICGKAFALGSYLAKHQATHTGARPFRCTECGKGFRQSSNLIQHQRTHTGERPYVCASCGKSFTQNSHLVKHRRVHTAERPYRCPVCGKSFRQRGNLAEHQHQHAGTRPYVCSACGKSFRWSSAFSKHQRTHLAP